In the Pseudomonas sp. ADAK2 genome, one interval contains:
- a CDS encoding GGDEF domain-containing protein has translation MSNLIASGEPPEAVRVMVKVYAHLLLVGFAFVPAFLIVYLYFFQDPALIFENHLFHIIAITAATLEGLFVTYVTWRCYQSSGDPLLRWMTLGFLGFVLIYALHGVFTGLAHHNIWLFLLYGPASRLVMATLLLVGMLSYHHPPDAADQRMKSRPWLTWIGLFLLVDVAVAYVANSPIAGNLAVRLSMEGGALVLSTLTVAILLLRRIRSPLMMIFVISVAAFSLSSLAFILARPWNHMWWLAHAIFAGGFFMLSYGVVQAFLTTQSFSKIYSQEELMARLAEAMAYTESALQELQRTNQELGHLAATDPLTGADNRRRFMERVEIEIGRAKRGGEPFSVLALDLDNFKSINDRFGHQVGDDILKIFVKKCLHSIRPYDGVARVGGEEFMILLPQTSLEGAHVIAERLRSTVANNSFHGLQRLTVVTVSIGVSQFGRDGDTIEAILRAADQRLYHAKHEGRNRVVTTIKTSLQPLP, from the coding sequence ATGAGCAATCTCATCGCCAGCGGCGAGCCACCTGAAGCCGTTCGCGTCATGGTCAAGGTTTACGCTCACTTGCTGCTCGTCGGATTTGCGTTCGTTCCGGCCTTTTTGATTGTCTACTTATACTTCTTTCAAGACCCCGCCCTTATATTCGAGAACCACCTGTTCCATATCATTGCGATCACGGCAGCCACCTTGGAGGGGTTGTTTGTGACGTACGTAACGTGGCGGTGCTATCAGTCATCGGGAGACCCGCTGCTGCGCTGGATGACGCTTGGCTTTCTCGGTTTTGTGCTGATCTACGCGTTGCATGGTGTGTTCACTGGGCTCGCACACCACAATATCTGGCTCTTCCTGCTTTATGGTCCGGCCTCTCGACTGGTCATGGCGACTCTGCTGTTAGTCGGAATGCTGTCGTACCACCACCCACCTGATGCCGCGGACCAACGAATGAAGTCCCGCCCGTGGCTGACCTGGATAGGACTGTTCCTGTTGGTTGACGTGGCAGTCGCGTACGTCGCAAATTCGCCGATCGCCGGTAACCTTGCGGTGCGCCTCTCGATGGAAGGTGGTGCCCTCGTTCTTTCCACTTTGACCGTGGCGATACTCCTGCTGCGTCGTATCCGTTCGCCGTTGATGATGATTTTTGTCATCTCGGTCGCTGCGTTCTCGCTGTCATCTCTTGCCTTCATCCTTGCCCGTCCGTGGAACCACATGTGGTGGCTCGCTCATGCGATCTTCGCCGGTGGATTCTTCATGTTGAGCTATGGGGTAGTGCAAGCGTTCCTCACCACGCAGTCGTTCTCGAAGATTTACAGCCAAGAGGAATTAATGGCACGTCTTGCCGAAGCGATGGCGTATACCGAGAGCGCCCTGCAGGAGCTCCAGCGCACCAATCAAGAACTCGGGCACCTTGCGGCGACCGATCCACTGACTGGCGCTGATAATCGGCGTAGGTTTATGGAACGGGTCGAAATCGAAATTGGCCGGGCTAAGCGCGGCGGTGAGCCGTTCTCCGTGTTGGCACTCGATCTGGATAATTTCAAGTCCATCAACGATCGCTTCGGGCATCAGGTTGGCGATGACATCCTGAAGATTTTCGTGAAGAAGTGCCTCCATTCCATCCGGCCGTATGACGGCGTAGCCCGAGTAGGCGGAGAAGAATTCATGATACTGCTACCTCAGACCTCACTTGAAGGCGCGCACGTAATCGCTGAGCGTCTGCGAAGCACCGTTGCAAATAATTCTTTTCATGGCCTACAGCGGTTAACCGTGGTCACAGTGAGCATCGGCGTATCGCAATTTGGCCGCGACGGCGACACCATCGAGGCAATTTTACGTGCAGCCGATCAACGTCTATATCACGCTAAACACGAAGGCCGTAACCGTGTGGTCACTACTATCAAAACCAGTCTCCAACCTCTGCCCTGA